TTTGAAATACTTTGGATAGAGTTTTGGAGTCTTATCATTGACATATCAACTGTGTTTCTTCATATGCCAactccaaacccagtgctgctgtCAGGTCCCACCCACAGTGatagagggcagagtagaccctGCTCCCCAAAGTCTCCCAGGCTTTAACTCTCTAAGGAAACAGACCGCCACTGTTCTGTAACCACGGTATCACTAGAACGCTCTTTCATAGCACAGATACCATGAACACGAGTAAAACATGCATGCTtctatatatgtgtgcatgtcaATTGCAAGCTGACAAGGTTAAGAATGTTTATATGCAAAGATTAAGCCTACCCAGGTTTCTCTTCCTGCTTCCAATCAGTGTATCCTCTACTTGCTAAGATGGGTGACACACTTAACGGGTTCTGTACACATAAGGGCTTTATATGAAATGCATATTTAATCTTTACAACACCTATGAGGTAGATACTATTCATATAGCAGTTAACAGTTGAGAACACTGAGGGAAGTTAAGTAACTCTTAAAATTATACTGCTAGTGTTCCAGGCTTATTCTTTATAACAACTACTCACCACTCCACCTGCCCTCCTCTGTTGGGAGTGCTATttgtctgtggctcccaaattatttaaatgaaaaatttCTTTCTCCAGCTTAACACAGAGAAGTATGTATTATTTGGGGACTGTCATCTCAGACTAATTTTCTAAAATTTATCTATTTGGATTGGTCCGGAATCTTTATATATGCTATTCACTTGGCCTAGAATGTTCACCTGGGCCTGTTCACTCTTCTCTGTCCACAGTCCAAGATCTTTTGCATCATTGGTTCACTCCAACTTCATTGGAAAGCCTTCCTTACTTGTACCTGAGAGACCAGTGACCGTTACCGTAGTTTACATGCAGTCCTCTGCTTGATTGCTAACACACGTCAAGTAAAATAATGTCTGGAGTAATTTGTTAATGAATTACCATTTTAAGTTTAATTGGAGAAAAAGAAGACATAAATGGGGTGTGTTTTAATTTTTCCAGTTTCAAATGCAGTCTTTAAATCAAACTCCTCATGGCTATCAGAGGAGGTTATTTTGAAAAGGAGGCTTTTTAATATTGTAGAacggtggttctcagccttcctagtgccgcggccctttcatactgttcctcatgttgtggtgacccataaccataaaattatttgctactgttatgaatcatgaggaatctgacatgcaggattattttcattgttatgaactgaacataattaaacatagtgattaatcacaagacaatatgtaattatatattgtgaaatatttgttttccgATGGgcttaggcgacctctgtgaaagcatcgttttacccccaaaggggtcacgacccacaggttgagaaccgctgttgtagAAGAATGAAATTTTCAAATGAGGAGAATGAAATGGGGACTGTGATGCCATTAACCCTAGCGTGTGATTGCGATTGGGTGTCACTGACTTGATTCGGACCCAAAGAGCCCCTCGACGAACCCACGTGGGTCTTAGGAAAAGGAATCGGAAAGACACCAATTCCCGGAAAAAGACATGATGTTGTTGTATTATAGAAGCTGGTAAAATTcttgtaaaatattttatctgaaaaAGACTCAAAGCTAAGTAATTTCTGCTTCATAGCAATATCATGTAGCAAAAACGAAACCAGAAACACCCACCCTCCCAACCAAATCACACTTAATTTCAGTATGCCAATGCATCTCTCCTTCTCTTATCCATGCTTCGGGATTCCTGGGATCATTAGTTCTTTTGTGTTTAAAACACAGCTCATAATATCTGCTATATTTCTAAACCTTAAGAAGCTTTATTAAGAAGAGGGAGCTCAGGAAGCAGTTATCTGCTCATTAGGTAGAATGCAGAGCACCGGGATGAGTGTGCTCGTTAGTCAATTGGAGTCCTTTGAGTCAGTGCCAAATCATAGGCACCCCAGTGCAATGGAGCAAAGCACTCTTTGGTCTTACATCATCCTCACAACGGTTCTGTTTGAGCCTTTTGCTGCAGCCATTAGGTCAATTCATTTCCTCAAGGATTTTCTTTGATTTTCACTTAGTCTTTACCAAGATTCATGTTCCTCTCCAGAAACTGGTGCCTCTGGATAACATGAAAAAGTTGTAATTGTACTAAGCTATGCTATTTGAAATACTATAACATTAAAATGAACTCTGGTGATAGATTAAAAagaattattgttttgtttgacctttttaattcctttcagttatttgttattacatgcatttgaaccttttaaaaagtttttcatGTCAAATAAATAGTATTAATTCCTTGTTCCaagctttctttcttaaaaattgaaCATTTTCTAAAATGTAACTGGCAGAAAAAATTCCTAAGTTATAAATATGcgatgatttaaaatatatttttgaaactTCTATTTAAATATGAGAATGAATTTTTCTCTGAAAGCAATGCCATTTTTGGTGATTATAGTCACAAACCATTCTGTAAAAGCTAAAAACCTCACATAAATTTCTAATAACAGCACTTAAATTCCTTTTAATCATTTGCAGCATAATTATTATAGGATTTTTATTCCTGGTTTTTACCTAGAATGACAAGGCCAATGAGTTGTCTGGCACATTCAAGACAAGTTATTTGGGGATAGGGAGGAAGAGTAAGCTGGTTCAGAATGGACTCTTTTATATCTGGTTCCACCTCGCTGTGCACATAGTGCATCTGAGTCGGGGACTGACTCAGCAAGCGAACAACATGAACAGCACAGCATCCTGATACATTTGGACTCTTTCCAAATATTTGGAGCCATTTCGAAAAGGGTCTTTCTTTTGTATAGGGTGATCATTCCTCACTCCTTTTTTTAAATGGGTAAGCAATGTGAAATTTCCATATGAAGGTCACGGATTAGTACTCCCTTAGTATTGGTAAATAGGGGTTTTTGTTACACAGAGACCACGGCATACATTGTTTTCAGTCATTAAATATGACTATTTTAATTGATAGGGTTCTTCTTAattcttaaatatattaaaactgTCATTCTAATTTAGACTCAGAAAACAGAGTCATCCTCGCCTAATTAAGGAGAATTTAGTTCTTTTGAATTTGATCTGTGTATATTATCCACATATTAAAATGACCTAGTGGGAAGTTTAGATATCAGACCTTGGGATCTGATTTATTGTTCTTATCTTCAGTTATACACGTAAAGAGAATTTCGGGGGGGGGGCattgaagagaaagaaagagagagagagaaagagagagagagagattaaactCAGTGGGGCAAAAGCCCTCAGATTCTTTTGGGGATAAAAGGAACTATAGGTCTAGGTGGAACAGAAAATCAAATGTGAGTTAATAATAATATACATAAACTATGCTCAAGAAATATGAAAAGTTTATGATACTTAGCATCACTTAAATATTTTCATGATTCTTCCTGTTAAGCTCTCCCAGGTTTGCAGAGGTATAAACCTACTTATTTTTGCAGAGAACCAGAGCCATTGCCCGAGTCCTGCCTGGATCCCCATGGAAGTAGTGACCAATGTCACGGAGTTTATATTTCTGGGCCTGTCCCAAGATCCTGGAATGCAGCTCCTGCTCTTTGTCCTGTTCCTCCTCTTCTATGTCGTGATCATGGTGGGAAATCTGCTCATCTTGATCACCGTCCTTTTTGACCTCCGACTCCACACACCGATGTATTTCTTCCTCAGTAACCTGTCCTTCGTCGACATTGCCTACTCCTCGGCCACGGCCCCCAAGATGATTGCAGACTTCCTCTCTGAGAAAAAGGCAATTTCCTACTGGGGCTGTGTAAGTCAGATGTTCACCTTCCACTTTTTTGGCTGTGCTGAGATTTTTGTTCTGACTGTCATGGCTTTTGACCGGTATGCTGCCATCTGCCAACCCCTCCGTTACACTACCATCATGAGTGCTAACGCTTGCTCTCTGCTGGCATCCCTGTCCTGGTTGGGGGCCCTAGGACATTCCTTTGTTCAGACCCTGCTGACTTTCAAGCTGCCCTTTTGCAATGCCCAAGTCATTGACCACTACTTTTGTGATGTCCACCCGGTCCTAAAACTTGCCTGCGCTGACACAACTCTGGTAAACATGTTAGTGATTGCCAATAGTGGCTTCATATCCCTGGGGTGTTTCCtcattcttttggcttcctacaCAGTCATTCTATTTAGTCTTCGCAAGCGGTCAGCAGAGAGCCGGCGCAAGGCCCTGTCTACCTGTGGATCTCATCTGACTGTAGTGACGTTCTTCTTTGTCCCTTGTATCTTTATTTACCTCCGCCCGTCCACTACCTTCCCACTGGACAAGGCTGTGTCTGTATTTTATACTACGATCACCCCAATGCTCAACCCACTTATCTATACGCTGAGAAATGAGGATGTGAAGAACGCCATGAAGCGCCTATGGAGTCATAAAATATCCTTCAGGCAAAAGGAGATAGAATAGCTTATCAGAATCGCAAATTCATTGAGTTAGCTGATACTTTCAGAGCCTATCATAGATTAAAATGTTGCAATAACTCTGAAAACTCAACTGTCAAATTGTTAATTGAGTCAGAAATAATCTGATACCTTTTCATTTCTctacctttgttgttgttgttgtgtgccattgagttggctctgactcatcctGGTCTTATTTACAAAAGACAAAAGCACTCCCCACTGCTGTACCATGCACACAATTGTTATTAAGCTTGAACTCATTGTTTACCTACCATCAAGCCATCTTACTGAGGGATGTCCTCTAGTGGGCCGACTCA
This genomic stretch from Tenrec ecaudatus isolate mTenEca1 chromosome 14, mTenEca1.hap1, whole genome shotgun sequence harbors:
- the LOC142426669 gene encoding LOW QUALITY PROTEIN: olfactory receptor 4S2-like (The sequence of the model RefSeq protein was modified relative to this genomic sequence to represent the inferred CDS: inserted 4 bases in 2 codons); this encodes MLKKYEKFMXYLASLKYFHXILPVKLSQVCRGINLLIFAENQSHCPSPAWIPMEVVTNVTEFIFLGLSQDPGMQLLLFVLFLLFYVVIMVGNLLILITVLFDLRLHTPMYFFLSNLSFVDIAYSSATAPKMIADFLSEKKAISYWGCVSQMFTFHFFGCAEIFVLTVMAFDRYAAICQPLRYTTIMSANACSLLASLSWLGALGHSFVQTLLTFKLPFCNAQVIDHYFCDVHPVLKLACADTTLVNMLVIANSGFISLGCFLILLASYTVILFSLRKRSAESRRKALSTCGSHLTVVTFFFVPCIFIYLRPSTTFPLDKAVSVFYTTITPMLNPLIYTLRNEDVKNAMKRLWSHKISFRQKEIE